The stretch of DNA ACGATATTCAAACTTATTTAACTTATGATATTTCTGAAAAATGGGAAATTGGTTTTTTGGGAAACTTTGCTCAAAACAAATACAAATTTATACCCGCAACACGTAAAACAGAGTTCGGAACAATTAACGAAGCCCTACAGTTAACCGTGTTTTTCGAAGGTCAGGAAGTTGACCAATACACCACTTATTTTGGAGCAATCAGTAACACTTTTAAACCAAAAGAGAATATCGAATTAAAGTTAATTAGTTCATTTTACACTTCTTTAGAAGATGAAAAATATGATATTGAAGGTGCTTACCGAATTGATGAACTTGAGCGTGATTTAAGCAAAGAAACGTTTGGTGATGTTAAATTTAATAGAGGAGTTGGTTCATTTTTAGACCATGCAAGAAATCGATTAGATGCAACAGTTTTCAATCTTGAACACAAAGGAAAAAAGATTGAGAAAAAACACATTACCTATTGGGGTATAAAGTATCAACGAGAAATGATTATTGATAAAATTAGTGAATGGGGAACTATTGACTCCACCGGTTACTCTACTCCTCACCCATCAGATTCTGTTGGATATACTGACCCAACTGTACAATCAAACCAATTACTTGAACTTAATGAAGTTTTAAAATCAAGGATTGATTTGCAAAGTAACAGGTATAGTACTTATTTACAACGTACATGGAAATGGGAAATCGATTCTATAAAATTCTCAACTTCTTTGGGTGCTAGAGCAAATTATTGGGATTATAACAACGAGTTGATTGTTAGTCCACGTGGCTCTTTTTCAATGAAACCCAACTGGAAACACGATTATTTATTCAGGCTCTCAGGAGGTGTTTATTACCAACCACCTTTTTACCGAGAAATGAGAAATTTTGATGGAACAATTAATCCAAACATTAAATCTCAAGTTTCTTATCAAGGAGTATTTGGTATCGACCACAACTTTAAAGCTTGGGGAAGACCTTTCAAATTTGTTACCGAACTGTATTATAAATATTTGCAAAATGTAATTCCTTATGAATTGGAAAATGTTCGTATTCGCTATTATGCAAAAAATAATGCCAATGCTTATGCTTATGGAACCGATTTTAAAGTAAATGGCGAGTTTGTTAAAGGTGTTGAATCGTGGTTCAGTTTATCGGTTATGAAAACTCAAGAAGACTTAACTGATGATTTTTATTACGATTATTACAACAGCGATGGCGAAAAAATAATTTCTGGTTATACCGTAAACAATAAAGTTACCGACAGTATTAGAATTGAGCCGGGTTTTATTCCTCGTCCAACCGATCAAAGAGTTAATGCATCAATCTTTTTTCAAGATTACATACCAAAACTACCCAGCTTTAAAATGCATATTGCGTTGTATTATGGTATGGGATTACCGTTTGGGCCGACCAATACACACGAAAGGTACAAATCAACTTTTAGAATGCCTGATTACCGAAGAGTTGATATTGGGTTTTCTTACCACTTAAAAAGCGATAAAAAAGAACAAAAATCAAGCAACATCTTAAAGCATTTAAAGAATGTATGGATAAGTGCTGAAGTATTTAATTTACTCCAAATCAACAACGTCATTTCTTATCTTTGGATTGAAGATGTTTCAGGTAGAAACTATGCTGTTCCAAATTACTTGACTTCAAGACAACTTAATGTGAAGTTGCATGTTGATTTTTAATGAAAAAATGTTGTTTAAAAGAAAAAACCTTACTGTGTAAGTTTTTTCTTTTAATATTTATTTTTTATTTTCTGATTAACTTGGTTTGGTAGTAATGAACCTCTCCTTTAATATTTAACAAATAAATTCCCGAATTAATATCAACATGAGACAAGTCTATTTTATTATTACCTTGAATTAATTGATAGTTCGACTCTAGTATTAGCCTCCCTTGTAAATCATACAAATAAATGACGATATTCTCATCTTCAAAACTATTTACAATTAAGTTTAAATTATTACTTGATAATTGGTGATTCACCACTTCAAATTCGGTCTTATAGCAATTAGAGGCAACAACTCTATGATACGTATGTTCTCCGTTATAATCTACTTGTTTAATACGATAATATGTTGTTTTATTATTTAATATAGGATCAGTAAATGAATAGTAATTAGATACATTAGAATTACCTGACCCAAGAACTCTACCTATTTCATAAAACTGAAATTTTTCATCACTTTTTTCTATAGAAAAATAATCGTTATTAATCTCACTTGCCGTAGTCCACTCCAACAGAGTCTTTCCATTTTTACACGTATTGTTAAAACTCGTCATTGTTACGGGTAAAGCGGGTGTACAATCTAAAGTTGCCCCATTGGTCAATGTCCAATTTAATGAAAAATTAGTAGTATTCGCTGACCAATTGTCTAACATCATCACATAAACCTGACCAGCTAAAACATCTAAAGGTTTTAATTTTCCATTCTCATTAGCCCCTCCACCATATTCTCCATTTTGCTCAATCACATCCATCGCAGGAGCAATTAATCCTGTGGTTCCTCCTCCCCCAGTATTTGCTAAGCTAGTAGATGAACAACGAATTGGAACATCATTCGTATAAGCTGGACATGCAAGTTGAGTATATGGTCCCCAGATTGCCCAATCATAATCACAAGCCGATGTTGGTGTAATTGCAAAACCTATAGTACCACTAGTTGCTGGAGAAAACACTGCCCAAGTAGATTCATACTCACCAGGATCGTAATCAATACCTAGACATGAATTCCATTGATAAGGTAATTCTTGTAATCCATAATTATTAGTTCCTCCGCTAAAAGTTCCATTAGAACAAATCGTATAGGCTCCTTGACAATCCTCTGGATTACTCGAAGGAACTGTTGCTGAAGGTGTAGAGTTACAGGTTACTGTTGCCTGCCAACCAGAAGCAACCGTTCCTCCATCAGAAGCAAAACGGAACGACAAACATCCTGAAGTATTAGAAGCAGTAGCTCTAACATTTCCACTTAACCCCCCATTACCAGAATAAACACCTAAAAGTGGTGCACCAGCCCAATCACCATCAAAGACATACACAAAATCAAAACCACTTTCTGTATTAAAAGATGAAAAATTAACATTTACATATCTTCCAGCAATTGAAGGACATATAGTAATTAAACCATTTTGATTATTACTATAATTACCTGTATTTCCAGGATCTCGATAGATATAACTACCTCCGCATTGTATCGTTGTTGAACTAAATCCAGAAGCTGGATGTATTATATCTGGGCAAGATGCTGTATAAGAAGAAGTTGTAGAATAAGAAGTACATCCATTGGTTACAGCTGCTCTAAACAACCTTGTTACCGATGTTGAATAAACATAAGGGTCAGTAGTTGCTCCTGCAATGTTATTCCAAGTCGCCCCTCCATCTGTAGATTGTTGCCATTGAATAGTTCCTGGTCCTTCTCCTGCTAATGATAATGTAGTATTTGTGCTACCACAACCCGTAGTTACTGAAGCAGATGATGTGCCAGCAACAGTAGCGCAAGGACTAAAGCAAGTAACATTAGCTACCCATCCAGAACCAACAGTATTTCCGTCAGAATCAAAAACTATCGTCAAAGGTCCTGTAGAGGACGTTATCACGCCCGGAACATTTGAATTACAATAAGTGCCTAATAGTGGAGAACCTGTAGTTGGGCCATCATAAATTCTTATCCAATCATAACAACCACCACCATTCGGTTCTATATTGAATGCTCCAGCACCAAAATTTATTTGTACCATTTGACCAGCAGTATTTGGGTAAATTGTATACGTCCCTAATTGATTATTTCCATAATTACCAGTACCTCCTGGATCATAATAGGTATATGTTGCTCCACAACCTATGTAAGTAGAACTAGTTCCAGATGCAGGGTGTGTTATAGGTCTGGGGGTACCTTGGGTTGATGTACATGTTACACTTCCTACCCACCCAGAAGCTACCGTATTACCATCAGAATCAAAAACAATAGTTAAACTACCAGAAGAAGAGGTAATTACACCTGGAACATTTGAAGAGCAATATGTTCCAATTAATGGTGACCCTGTTGAAGGTCCGTCATATATTTGAATCCAATCATAACAACCACCTCCATTAGGCTCAATACTAAACGCTCCAGCCCCAAAATTAATACTAACATATTGACCTGAAGTAGAAGGATTTAATACTAATGTTCCTAATTGATTATTACCATAATTACCTGTACCTCCTGGATCATAATAAGTATAAGTTGTTCCACAAGTTATTGTTGAAGAGCTCGACCCAGAAGCTGGATGTGTTATTGTTTGACCAAAATAAAAAAATGGGCATAAAATAAAAATTAATAATAATTTTATCTTAAAAAAATTGGTATTCATACGTGAAAAATTAATACTCATGGCTAATTTTCGTTTGTACGAAGATAATTAAAAAAGAAAGGATAGAGACTAGAATACTACTTATACAACCATGAAAACTTAATAGCTCAACCACCTATTACAATGTACAATATGCTGATTTACAGATTTTTATAAGTCAATTTAATTAATAGTCTAAACGAATTAGTTAAAGAAAAATCAAACTACAAAATTGTAAAGTGTTAAGAATATAACTTTTATTTACTCCAAATGGTCTTTTTTCCGAAACCTAAAGTATTGTCCGTCATTTTAATAGCTGACAGTTCAACACCCCATATTGGCGATGGTTTTGCTCGTGCAAAAGGAAATTTTTCGTAATAAATTTTGTAAAAATCATCAGCTTGCTCTTTCGATGGATTTACAAAAACACCTTCAAATTGTATGCCCTGAATTTTAGCAACTGAAGTTACCTCTGTAGTTATAGTGCCTGCAACAAAACCATTTTTTAAGGCATCACTAATATGTTTGGTTGTATCATCCGACAAAAAAATCAACGTATTACGTGCCTTATCAAATACATAAAAACAAATAGCACAATATGGCTTTTCGTTAACAGATGTTGCTATAGTTAGCACCTTGTTTGAAGTAATGTATTCTATAATTTTTTTGTCCATGTTGCTATTTTGAAACACAAAGTACCGATTTTAATTTTTTCTGTAATACCTTTTGAAAATGATATTTATCATATTATGAATAGGCTTAAATCACCAACTTTGTTGCATGACAACAGTAAATTTAAATCAAATGCTGTACCGAGTTAAGTCTAACTCTTACCTACGTAATATTAAACGTAGAGACTCTTTTTAGTAATTGTTGAATTGGAAAAAATCCAAGTCAACATCTACTATTTTTAAATCATCCAATTAGTAATTTTTCAACTTAAAAAAATGAAACATAAAACCATTATAGAGCCATTTAAAATTAAATCGGTTGAACCAATTTTTATGAGCACTGAAGCTCAACGAAATGAATTTCTAAAAAAAGCACACAACAATCCATTTCTTTTACAATCCGACCAAGTAATTATCGATTTTTTAACCGATAGCGGAACTTCTGCTATGAGTGCTGAACAATGGGCTGGAGTAATGCGTGGAGATGAATCTTATGCAGGTTCAAAATCATGGCAACGTATGGAAGCATCCATTAAACATTTAACGGGAATGGAGTATATCTTACCCACACACCAAGGTAGAGCTGCCGAGCGTATCATTTATGGTCATTTAGGTGGTCCTGGTAAAACATTTATTAGTAACACCCATTTTGATACCACTCGTGCAAACATAGAGTTTTCAGGAGCGGAAGCACTTGATATTGCTATCGACGAATCGAACGATCCCGCTTTAATTCACCCTTTTAAAGGAAACATTAATGTTGAGCGATTGGAAAAAATTATTCAAGAAAAAGGTGCGAAAAATATTGGTGCTGTTATTTTAACAGTAACCAACAACAGTGGTGGCGGACAACCTGTTAGTATGAAAAATGCAAAAGAGGTTAGTGCTATTTGTAAAAAACACGGTATTTTATTGCTGTTAGACTGTTGTAGAGTTGCTGAAAACGCTTATTTCATTAAACACCGCGAAGCAGGTTATGAAAACAAAACGTACGAGGAAATTGCTCAAGAAATGTTTGCTTTAACCGATGGTGCTGCCATGAGCTCTAAAAAAGATGCCTTGGTAAACATGGGTGGATTTTTAGCTTTAAGAAGCAAGGAAATTGCAGAAGCTTGTACCATGTTGCTAATTATTACCGAAGGCTTTAGTACTTACGGAGGTTTATCGGGAAGAGATATGGAAGCCCTTGCTATTGGTTTAAAAGAAGTTTTTGAACCCGCTTATTTGGAATACCGAATTAAAAGCACAGCCTATTTAGGCGAACATTTACACAAAATGGGCGTTCCGGTAATGATGCCTATTGGTGGTCATGCAGTATACATTGACGCTAAAAAATTGTATTCGCATATACCAGTCGAACAATACCCAGGACAAGCACTAGCATGCGAACTGTATAAAAAAGCAGGTATCAGAACAGTTGAAATTGGCTCTGTTATGTTTGGAAAATATGATGATAAAGGCAAACTTGTTCCTGCTCCAATGGAGTTGGTACGTTTAGCCATTCCTCGTAGAGTTTACACACAAAGCCATATCGAATACGTGATTGAAACTTTTGATGAAATTTTGAAAGAAAAAGATGCTGTAAAAGGTTATAAAATAACGAAAGAGCCAAAATTTTTACGTCACTTTACAGCACATTTTGAGGAGATGAAGTAGAAGTGGGAAGACCGAAGTCAGAAACAACTTCCAACTTCGGTCTTTTTACTTCCAACTATTTCAGGTTAAACGTCTAACTGATAAGACTTTTTTCATTAACTTCGCAACCTTATAAATTTTAATAAAAAGATGATAAAAGTAACTTTACCCGATGGAGCAGTAAAAGAGCTACCAAAAGGAAGCAGTCCGATGGACGTTGCACTAAGTATTAGCGAAGGTTTAGCTAGAAATGTAATTTCAGCAAAAGTAAACGGCACAACCGTTGAAGTTACCACGCCTATTACCACAGATGCAAAAGTTACCTTATTTACTTTCGATAGTGAGGATGGAAAAAAAGCGTTTTGGCATTCGTCAGCTCATATTTTAGCTCAGGCTTTAGAAAAATTATACCCGGGTATTAAATTAACTATTGGTCCTGCTATCGAAAATGGTTTTTATTACGATGTTGACTCTCCTACCCCCATTAGAGAAGAAGATTTTAAAAAAATTGAAGACAAATTTTTGGAATTGGCTCGCGAAAAAGCCGATTTTAAAATGCGACCAGTAAGCAAAGCTGATGCTTTAGCAAAATACAAAAAAGAAGGCAACGAATACAAAGTTGAGCTTATTGAAAACCTAAACGATGGCGAAATAACATTTTGCGACCACTCAGATTTTACCGATTTATGTAGAGGTGGGCATATTCCTAATACTGGAATAGTAAAAGCTTTTAAAGTAATGAATGTTGCTGGAGCATATTGGAGAGCCGACCAAACTAAAAATCAATTGACTCGTGTTTATGGAATATCGTTCCCAAAACAAAAGTTGTTGGAAGAATATTTAGAATTGTTGGAGCAAGCCAAACAACGCGACCACAGAAAGTTGGGTAAAGAATTGGAGTTGTTTACTTTTTCTGATAATGTTGGACAAGGTTTACCATTATGGCTACCTAAAGGAGCAATGTTGCGTGAGCGATTAGAAAACTTCTTGAAAAAAGCTCAATTAAAAGCTGGTTACCTACCTGTTATTACTCCTCATATCGGTCATAAAAACTTATATGTAACTTCTGGACATTACGAGAAATACGGTGAAGATTCGTTTCAACCCATATTAACACCACACGAAGGTGAAGTGTTTTTATTAAAACCAATGAACTGCCCTCACCACTGCGAAATTTACAAAACCTCACCACGTTCTTACAAAGATTTACCTGTAAGATATGCTGAGTTTGGTACAGTTTATCGTTACGAACAAAGTGGTGAATTACATGGTTTAACTCGTGTTAGAAGTTTTACTCAAGACGATGCTCACTTGTTTTGCCGACCTGACCAAGTAGAAGATGAATTTAAAAAAGTAATTGATTTGGTGCTTTATGTATTTAAAGCATTAGGTTTCGAAAATTATACCGCTCAAGTATCGTTACGCGACCCAGAAAACAAAACCAAATACATTGGTAGCGATGAAAATTGGGAGAAAGCAGAAAGAGCAATTATTAACGCGGCTAACGAAAAAGGTTTAAAAACGGTTGTTGAAACTGGCGAAGCAGCTTTTTATGGTCCAAAACTGGATTTTATGGTTAAGGATGCATTAGGTAGAAGCTGGCAATTAGGAACTATTCAAGTAGATTATAACCTACCTGAACGTTTTGAATTGGAATACAAAGGCAGCGACAACGAAATGCACCGACCAGTAATGATACATCGTGCACCATTTGGTTCTATGGAACGATTTGTTGCTGTATTGATTGAACACTGCGGTGGAAACTTCCCACTTTGGTTAACACCCGACCAAGTGGCAATTTTACCAATTAGCGAAAAATACAACGAAAACGCAGAAAATATTTTAAATCTGCTAAATAATTACGATATTCGCGGCTTCGTTGACGACAGAAACGAGAAAATTGGTCGAAAAATTAGAGATGCGGAAGTTTCAAAAGTTCCGTTTATGCTGGTTTTAGGCGAGAAAGAGATAGAAACAGGGATGCTTTCTGTGCGTAAACATGGTGCTGGTGATTTGGGTACTTTTAGTATAAAAGACTTTGCCGAAATCATCAATAATGATATAAAAAAAGATTTAGTAGTTAATAATTAATTTAAAACTTGGCAGAAAACAGATTTAAAGGGCGATTCGATAGAGGAGCCAAACAAGATGCACACAAAATTAACGATCGAATTTATGCGAAAGAAGTTCGTGTAATTGCCGATGGAGTTGAACCAGCAGTTTATCCAATTGCAAAAGCGTTGGAAATGGCTCGTGAGTTAGAGTTGGACTTGGTAGAAATATCGCCAAATGCTGTGCCGCCAGTTTGTAAAATTATTGATTACAAAAAGTTTTTGTACGACCAAAAAAAGAAACAAAAAGAAATTAAAGCAAATGCTCAAAAAATTGTTTTAAAGGAAATTCGTTTCGGTCCGAACACTGATGAGCATGATTTTGAGTTTAAATGCAAACATGCCGAAAAATTTATCAAAGAAGGCTCAAAAGTAAAAGCTTTTGTGTTTTTTAAAGGTAGATCAATTGTATTTAAAGATAGAGGAGAAATTTTGTTGTTAAGAATGGCTCAAGCTCTTGAAGAAATAGCGGTAGTAGAAAGTATGCCAAAACTGGAAGGTAAAAAAATGTTTATGTTTTTAGCTCCAAAAAAGAAAAGTAAGTAATAAACCATTTAAATAAAGTAGTATGCCTAAAATGAAAACTGGCTCCAGTGCTAAGAAAAGATTCCGATTGACTGGAACGGGAAAAATTAAAAGAAAACATGCTTTTAAAAGTCATATTTTAACTAAAAAAACGACTAAACAAAAGCGTAATTTAACTAAATTCGGTGTAGTTGATTCTACTGACGAAAAAAACATTAAATTACAATTGTGTATCTGATAAACTCAGCAGCACAGTAAATGTTAACTAAAATCGGTTATCGTAAATTAAAAAAAGTTTAAAACCAGGTAATTAGTTTAAAGCACCGATAAAACGGACACTAACTACCAAAAAACGTAAGAAATTATGCCAAGATCAGTAAACGCAGTAGCTTCAAGAGCTAGAAGAAAAAAAATCTTAAAAAGAGCCAAAGGTTATTTTGGAAGAAGAAAAAATGTATGGACAGTAGCCAAAAACGCAGTAGAGAAAGCTGGTGTTTATGCTTATACAGGTAGAAAACAAAAGAAAAGAAATTACAGAGCATTGTGGATTCAAAGAATTAATGCTGGAGCAAGATTACATGGTTTGTCTTACTCTAAATTAATGGGACAATTAGCTAAAAAAGACATCGAATTAAATCGTAAAGTTTTAGCTGATTTAGCAATGAACCACCCAGAAGCTTTTAAAGCTGTGA from Flavobacteriales bacterium encodes:
- the thrS gene encoding threonine--tRNA ligase, encoding MIKVTLPDGAVKELPKGSSPMDVALSISEGLARNVISAKVNGTTVEVTTPITTDAKVTLFTFDSEDGKKAFWHSSAHILAQALEKLYPGIKLTIGPAIENGFYYDVDSPTPIREEDFKKIEDKFLELAREKADFKMRPVSKADALAKYKKEGNEYKVELIENLNDGEITFCDHSDFTDLCRGGHIPNTGIVKAFKVMNVAGAYWRADQTKNQLTRVYGISFPKQKLLEEYLELLEQAKQRDHRKLGKELELFTFSDNVGQGLPLWLPKGAMLRERLENFLKKAQLKAGYLPVITPHIGHKNLYVTSGHYEKYGEDSFQPILTPHEGEVFLLKPMNCPHHCEIYKTSPRSYKDLPVRYAEFGTVYRYEQSGELHGLTRVRSFTQDDAHLFCRPDQVEDEFKKVIDLVLYVFKALGFENYTAQVSLRDPENKTKYIGSDENWEKAERAIINAANEKGLKTVVETGEAAFYGPKLDFMVKDALGRSWQLGTIQVDYNLPERFELEYKGSDNEMHRPVMIHRAPFGSMERFVAVLIEHCGGNFPLWLTPDQVAILPISEKYNENAENILNLLNNYDIRGFVDDRNEKIGRKIRDAEVSKVPFMLVLGEKEIETGMLSVRKHGAGDLGTFSIKDFAEIINNDIKKDLVVNN
- a CDS encoding carboxypeptidase-like regulatory domain-containing protein; the encoded protein is MSQNVATIKGVIVNQDNEPVEGATIAIIGNTKGTVSKKDGSFTLNIPANKEVEIGITFIGYFPIIENFNLADGEVFEYNPKINKSTTNISEFELKEEKDRINTMVKIQPNLASGFTSSSGSFEAILKTLPGVSSNNELSSQYSVRGGNYDENLIYVNDIEIFRPFLIRSGQQEGLSFINSEMVSDISFSAGGFDAKYGDKMSSVLDITYKEPEDFSGSATISLQGAQVNVGGASKNHRFTYLNGVRYKTNRYVLQSLDTDGDYQPSFYDIQTYLTYDISEKWEIGFLGNFAQNKYKFIPATRKTEFGTINEALQLTVFFEGQEVDQYTTYFGAISNTFKPKENIELKLISSFYTSLEDEKYDIEGAYRIDELERDLSKETFGDVKFNRGVGSFLDHARNRLDATVFNLEHKGKKIEKKHITYWGIKYQREMIIDKISEWGTIDSTGYSTPHPSDSVGYTDPTVQSNQLLELNEVLKSRIDLQSNRYSTYLQRTWKWEIDSIKFSTSLGARANYWDYNNELIVSPRGSFSMKPNWKHDYLFRLSGGVYYQPPFYREMRNFDGTINPNIKSQVSYQGVFGIDHNFKAWGRPFKFVTELYYKYLQNVIPYELENVRIRYYAKNNANAYAYGTDFKVNGEFVKGVESWFSLSVMKTQEDLTDDFYYDYYNSDGEKIISGYTVNNKVTDSIRIEPGFIPRPTDQRVNASIFFQDYIPKLPSFKMHIALYYGMGLPFGPTNTHERYKSTFRMPDYRRVDIGFSYHLKSDKKEQKSSNILKHLKNVWISAEVFNLLQINNVISYLWIEDVSGRNYAVPNYLTSRQLNVKLHVDF
- the rpmI gene encoding 50S ribosomal protein L35 is translated as MPKMKTGSSAKKRFRLTGTGKIKRKHAFKSHILTKKTTKQKRNLTKFGVVDSTDEKNIKLQLCI
- a CDS encoding translation initiation factor IF-3 → MNDRIYAKEVRVIADGVEPAVYPIAKALEMARELELDLVEISPNAVPPVCKIIDYKKFLYDQKKKQKEIKANAQKIVLKEIRFGPNTDEHDFEFKCKHAEKFIKEGSKVKAFVFFKGRSIVFKDRGEILLLRMAQALEEIAVVESMPKLEGKKMFMFLAPKKKSK
- the rplT gene encoding 50S ribosomal protein L20, which codes for MPRSVNAVASRARRKKILKRAKGYFGRRKNVWTVAKNAVEKAGVYAYTGRKQKKRNYRALWIQRINAGARLHGLSYSKLMGQLAKKDIELNRKVLADLAMNHPEAFKAVIDSVK
- a CDS encoding T9SS type A sorting domain-containing protein, which encodes MNTNFFKIKLLLIFILCPFFYFGQTITHPASGSSSSTITCGTTYTYYDPGGTGNYGNNQLGTLVLNPSTSGQYVSINFGAGAFSIEPNGGGCYDWIQIYDGPSTGSPLIGTYCSSNVPGVITSSSGSLTIVFDSDGNTVASGWVGSVTCTSTQGTPRPITHPASGTSSTYIGCGATYTYYDPGGTGNYGNNQLGTYTIYPNTAGQMVQINFGAGAFNIEPNGGGCYDWIRIYDGPTTGSPLLGTYCNSNVPGVITSSTGPLTIVFDSDGNTVGSGWVANVTCFSPCATVAGTSSASVTTGCGSTNTTLSLAGEGPGTIQWQQSTDGGATWNNIAGATTDPYVYSTSVTRLFRAAVTNGCTSYSTTSSYTASCPDIIHPASGFSSTTIQCGGSYIYRDPGNTGNYSNNQNGLITICPSIAGRYVNVNFSSFNTESGFDFVYVFDGDWAGAPLLGVYSGNGGLSGNVRATASNTSGCLSFRFASDGGTVASGWQATVTCNSTPSATVPSSNPEDCQGAYTICSNGTFSGGTNNYGLQELPYQWNSCLGIDYDPGEYESTWAVFSPATSGTIGFAITPTSACDYDWAIWGPYTQLACPAYTNDVPIRCSSTSLANTGGGGTTGLIAPAMDVIEQNGEYGGGANENGKLKPLDVLAGQVYVMMLDNWSANTTNFSLNWTLTNGATLDCTPALPVTMTSFNNTCKNGKTLLEWTTASEINNDYFSIEKSDEKFQFYEIGRVLGSGNSNVSNYYSFTDPILNNKTTYYRIKQVDYNGEHTYHRVVASNCYKTEFEVVNHQLSSNNLNLIVNSFEDENIVIYLYDLQGRLILESNYQLIQGNNKIDLSHVDINSGIYLLNIKGEVHYYQTKLIRK
- a CDS encoding tryptophanase is translated as MKHKTIIEPFKIKSVEPIFMSTEAQRNEFLKKAHNNPFLLQSDQVIIDFLTDSGTSAMSAEQWAGVMRGDESYAGSKSWQRMEASIKHLTGMEYILPTHQGRAAERIIYGHLGGPGKTFISNTHFDTTRANIEFSGAEALDIAIDESNDPALIHPFKGNINVERLEKIIQEKGAKNIGAVILTVTNNSGGGQPVSMKNAKEVSAICKKHGILLLLDCCRVAENAYFIKHREAGYENKTYEEIAQEMFALTDGAAMSSKKDALVNMGGFLALRSKEIAEACTMLLIITEGFSTYGGLSGRDMEALAIGLKEVFEPAYLEYRIKSTAYLGEHLHKMGVPVMMPIGGHAVYIDAKKLYSHIPVEQYPGQALACELYKKAGIRTVEIGSVMFGKYDDKGKLVPAPMELVRLAIPRRVYTQSHIEYVIETFDEILKEKDAVKGYKITKEPKFLRHFTAHFEEMK